From one Culex quinquefasciatus strain JHB chromosome 3, VPISU_Cqui_1.0_pri_paternal, whole genome shotgun sequence genomic stretch:
- the LOC6038592 gene encoding cell wall protein DAN4: MNPTLAICCCVLASLLVTSAVGQPQQPEDGLRSLLLRRGRQGHKVYKHEDQSRPGVPVANAITEPKSAADKSTTTTEDPSTSASSATPAVQPSFTKKGLHPLLARKKFQLSSKEHKAKATAEAEAGSTTAAATSAADSSADSSSSSDVSPTSPSGTTRRTRPTRPLGGRVTGSRAPTSPRTPRTTTKRTTSTTEASTTTVRSTRARRGRPTRPNKFGTTVKVEPTSTSTSTTTTTTTTTTTTTPAPTTTTTTTTTSTTTPVPSTSVSSSSSSTSTSTSTVSSGSSSSTTSTSTSATEEGSAQSVSSSSSSSTSTSSVAPTEVAPAPVSTEVAAAPKSLAPATPAPVHERHQEREDDEVIYD, encoded by the exons ATGAACCCCACGTTGGCTATCTGTTGCTGCGTGCTAGCATCCCTGCTGGTAACATCCGCAGTTGGCCAGCCGCAGCAGCCCGAAGATGGTCTGAGGTCACTGTTGCTGCGGCGGGGACGCCAGGGACACAAAG TCTACAAGCACGAGGACCAAAGCCGTCCCGGAGTACCGGTAGCAAACGCGATCACCGAGCCCAAGTCGGCCGCAGACAAGTCCACTACAACTACCGAGGACCCGTCAACCTCGGCCTCCTCAGCCACCCCGGCCGTTCAACCTTCGTTCACCAAAAAGGGACTGCACCCGCTGTTGGCGCGTAAAAAGTTCCAACTGTCCTCGAAGGAGCACAAGGCCAAGGCTACCGCCGAAGCCGAAGCCGGAAGCACTACCGCCGCCGCAACCTCCGCAGCGGATTCTTCCGCCGATTCGTCTTCCTCCTCGGATGTCTCGCCCACCTCCCCCTCGGGAACCACCCGCCGAACGAGGCCAACCCGTCCCCTGGGAGGACGCGTTACGGGCAGCAGGGCACCGACCTCTCCGCGCACCCCTAGAACCACCACCAAGCGGACCACCAGCACCACGGAAGCGTCCACCACCACGGTGCGATCGACCCGGGCACGCCGGGGACGTCCAACGCGGCCTAACAAGTTCGGTACAACGGTGAAGGTGGAACCTACCAGCACCAGTACCAGCACCACCACAACTACTActactacgacgacgacgacgacgccagcGCCAACAACTACCACGACTACG ACAACAACCTCAACCACCACCCCAGTTCCTTCGACTAGcgtaagcagcagcagcagtagcacaAGTACCAGCACTTCAACCGTTAGCAGCGGCTCTTCAAGCTCAACGACATCGACATCGACCTCTGCCACGGAAGAGGGTTCAGCACAGTCGGTgtcctccagcagcagcagcagcaccagcaccaGTTCGGTTGCCCCGACGGAAGTAGCGCCGGCGCCCGTCTCGACGGAAGTTGCGGCCGCTCCAAAGTCCTTGGCACCTGCCACGCCCGCTCCGGTTCACGAGCGGCACCAGGAGCGCGAGGACGATGAAGTCATCTACGACTGA